The genomic interval CTTCCTCGGACACGTCCGATTCGGCGCCTCGCGAGCGCTTCCGTTTCTTGTCCAGGGCCTTCTTCTTGGGGCCTTTGCgcagggactggaggggagggggcccgTCTGGGAGGGCCGTGGACGGCGGCTCGGGGTTGAACCGGTcccccaccccggcccccaGGGCTGGGGGTCCCCCGTCATCCTCCTTGCGGCCCTTCTTCATGCCCTTCTTCAGGCctttggtcttcttctttccctCCTCGTGGGGGACGGCGGAGGCGGCCACGACGTCTCTGTCGTCGGGGGCCGTGGTGGcggggggaggcggaggggtgGGCTCCCTCTGGTCCTTGGCCCTGCCGCGCGAGTCGGAGCCGCCGGGGGCGGGGGCGCCGTCTGGAGGGTGCTCCGTCCGCCTCTCCGCCACGCCTCGCCCTCCTCGGGGGTCAGGGTCTTCGTGGCGGCCGCGGGCGTCCCTCTTGTCGCCGCGGCGCTCGTCGTCCTTCCAGCGGCTGGGCTTGTCGTCCGCGGGGGTGCCGGGCGGCGAGCGCAGGGGCTCCAGGGGACGAACCACCTGGCTCAGCAAGCGGTGCTTATCAactgaaaacaacaacaacatcaacatcagtaATTATGAATACACCATAACAAAAACAAACccgaaaaacaacaacactttATCTAAGGGTGCCTTGGCTGGATTTCTTACAACTAACCCCTCATAAAAGCTCCAATATAAGCCATATAAGGACATATATAAAATGAGGTTTGGACAAGGTCATGGAAAGTGCCATGAGACCAAACACTGAATGTTGTTCGAAAGCAGGCCAAGGCGCCCTTTGAGGGAGATCATAATCCATAGGACTAGTAATCCTCCAGAGCCAGTGCTGTGTCCCAGTAAAGAGGGTCCCTACTGTCGGCTGGATGCCCTGGGGCTGGACACAccgggctggggaggaggggccggAGCTTGGGCGGGCCTCGGCCGGTCACACGCTCACTCTTCTCCTCGGGGCTGTTGTAGCCGTCGCTGTCCCCCGGGGTGGCGTCCCGGGTTCTCTTGGGGGAGgacttggggctggggctgttgTCCACCCTGTGTCTCTTCCGGCTGGAgacaaggaggggggaggggggggggttcaaaacATGGCGGTGCACATTCAAACTGAAAGCAAATGCGTTTAATGTAGCATaaacctgactgtgtgtgtgtgtttccacagaCTAGACTGCGGATGACAGACGACTTGCCTGGTCTTGCGCTCTTCGTCCCGGGCGTCTCTGGTGGAGCGCTCCTCCCTGGGGTCGTCCCTCCgctcccgtctctcctccctccccttctcccgcTCCTCCCATTCccgctgcctctccctctcccgctgctccctctcccgctccctctcgcgctctcgctccttcctctccctctcgcgcTCCTCgcgctccctttccctctccctctcacgctctctctcgcgctcccgCTCCCTCACGcgctcccgctccctctccGCCTCGCGCTCCTTCTCgcgctccttctccttctccttttccttctcccGTTCGCGCTCCCTCTCGCGCTCCCGCTCCCTCTCGCGCTCCCTGTCTCGCTCGCGGGTCCTGTCCTCCCGCCGGTCCTCCCCTCGCTCCGCCCggcgctcctccctcctctcctccctctccggcTCCTCTCCGCGCCCCTGGTGCCGGCCAGGAGAGGGCGCTCTCTGATCTGCTGAGACAAGAGGGCGCCGTCAGTCACAACAGCCAGCGGATTGTACGATTTCAATTTtcaattatttttttctttgttgCTATTTTTGCTTTTAGTGCTTCAAATACATAATTTCCTTTCGACGCCTACTACATAGTTGTAGCTTGCCATGTCGTAAGAATGTCATTGTTTAATTGGATGAACTTTGTGTTACACTGTGCAAATGAATCCCACGGCACACCTGCTGTGGAAGTCAGTCAGGTTTAACGGTGCACCTGTCTAaacttcctctcctcacctctctccctgttgtCTCTGCGCTCGCGCTCTGCGTGACCCCCTCTGCGGTCGTAGGACGAGTCTCGGGCCTGGTCGGCCCTCCTGTCGCCGTCGTAGCGCTCGCGCTCCGCCCCCCTCTCGCCGGCCCTCTCTGTCGCGCGCTCCGCGCTCCTCTCCCGAGGGGCGGCCCCACGGGACTCCCAGGTGTCGTGGGCGCCCTCCAACTGGGAGCCTCGCGAGCTCCGGGCGgagcctgggagagaggagaccgtACAGGGGTTCAAGTCTCTTGTCAATGACTGTTTGGCAGAACGACAAAAAACCTGGAATGTTCTAAACGGGTTCTACTCTTTTGGGACCTGGGAGGACCCATGGCGTGTTCTCACCTTTGTCGGACCCCTCGGCCCCGCGGCCCCGGCCGCGCCCGTTCCTCTCCCCCCGGCTCTCCCCCCGGCTCTCGCCCCGGACCTCGGCCCCCCTGGCGTCCGTGCGCCCGCCGTCGTCgcgcccctgccccctcccgtaGCTGCGCTCCTCCTGGGCAGGCTCCTCCTTCCTGTGGGGGACGTCCgtccgctccctctctctctcccgctccctctccttgtctctctccctctcccggtcCCGGTCGCGGTACTCCAGGGAGTCTCTCCCGGAGCGAGTGTCGGTCCTCTCCCGGGAGTCCTTGGTGTCCCTGTGTTCGCGGGTGTCCCGGGCGCCGTCACGGGTGGCGTCCCGCTTGTCGCGTCCCTCCCGGCGCTCACGGCCCTCCCTCGCCTCGCGGTCCTCGCGGGGCTCCCGGGACGAGCTCTGCTCCGCTTCGTAATCACGCTCGTCGCGGCTGACGTCCTTATCCCGCTTTCCGCGGCTCCCTGGAGtcgggaggtagagagggcacAGAACAGTCTTAGAAGGGAGAGGTAAACACAGCGCAGAAGAGTCTCGTGTCCACACATCAAGAGAAAACATTTGACACAACACGCTTTCTCGAATGCAAGTCGGTTACCGTCTCTGCGCTCGTGTCTGCGTTCCTGGGCGACCGGGCTCCTCTCCCCGCGGCCCCTCTCCCGCCCCTGGGAGCTGTGGCGGCCGGGGCTGCTCCTGCCCTGGGGGGAAGCGGCGTCTCTGGGCGCGGCCGGGGAGCGCGAGCGCCTCTGGCccggggaggtggaggacggGGCCGGGGGCTCGCGCAGGTAGCCCGGGGAGACGGAGTGGCGGCGCCGCGGCGAGGGGGAGTGCCTCTGGGCGGAGGAGccagagtgggaggaggaggagtggtggcGTGGCGGGGTCGGGGTGCGCTGGTGGCGCGGGGGGGTTGGAGACCTGCaaggagacggggggaggggggggaagacagACGTTCATCGAGAGGGACGGGGGTGCAGGTGACAACACGACATGcggctgggggggtggagggtttaAGGGAGGGGTGCTGACCTGCGTGGAGGGGAGGCCGGCACGGGGGGCTTCTGGGAGGCCCCTTTAGGGGACTGGGACTTCTTCCTGGCGGAGGGGGACAACTCCCTCGAGGGGGAGGAAACACTTCCGGAACGCTCCTCGGACGTCATCGACCGCTTGGCCTTGTGGGAACTATCGGAGCGATCCCTGATAGAAAACGCGTGCCATTAAAAAGATCAGCAGGGTCAAAACGTGCGACTCAGCCGGTGAGAGCATGAACACATCACATGGTCGTTTGAGAGGGACAGCTGGACCAGACGAGCCCTCGCTCACCTgcgcttctccttcttctccttgtgTTTCTCCGCGTCGCGCCCCCTCTCTTTGCCCTCCTTGGGCTTCTCCTCGGACCTCTCCTTGTTCTTGTGCTTCCCCTTGTGCTTCTTCCCAACCACGGGCAGGTccagggggactgggggaggagggctgggggtgcGCGGCCCTTTTTTCTTACTGTGGCCTCCCTTGGCCGACCTAAAAAGGCAGGCCGCGGTGAGGACAGGGGGTTTGGCAGCACGGACGTCGGTCGAGAAGGGAACAGAAACTAACAAACGAGCCAGGTGGACTATAAAAGTaccttctcccacacacactcacccacacactccctcccccccccccacacacgggTTGACTGAAACCTTGCTGGGTGCCATACCTGCCCGTGTCCGACAAGGGAGAGGACACGCATGGTTTCTTGTCCTTCTTCCCAGAACCTGAGTTCTTCAGTCCGGCTTTGTGTTTGGGCGACCCGCTCGACTTCCGAGATGAGGGCGAGCCTTTGGAGCTCGACTGCTCTGGGGAAGGCTGGGAGAGGAATGGAAAGACACTCATTACCGCATCCCTACAGGGCTATTGGAAGGAATCTAAACCAGACATGGATACTGGGACTTTTGAGACGTCGGGGAGGGAATCGTACCCTCACCTTGGACGTGGTGCCGGTCCTGGTTTTGGCTTGGGGCTCCTCCTTCTTGATGACAAGATCCTCTCGTTTGTCCAtgttctcctgctccagcttcATCAGCTCGCGCTGAATCTTCTGTCGTTTCATCTCCAGGGACAACTCGTAGTCATAGTCACCGTTATCTGAGTCTGAAAGCCAATCAGCACAGTTAGCAACTCGTGGAAGTCCATCTTTGAGAAACGAGCAGTCAAAAGAAGACTAGTGATATGAACACAACTGACGCATGTTTTGGAGCTCCTCCCAAATATTTGACTAATCaactatagagagagagagcgcgagagagagagagagcgagagagcgcgagagagagagcgaacaaAAGGCTTCTTTCTTGGTGACCTCACCTTCACGATTGGCCTCCCACTCAGTGGGCTCCTCTTCACTGGCAGGGGTGCGCTCCTTTGTGATCTTTatatcctccttctctctgtgtctgcctcgAGAGGAATCTCGCtgctacaaacaaacaaaaagatgGAAAAAGGAACACAGTCAAACAGAAGAAGGGTctgctgcaacaacaaaaaaacgccACACCCCGGAACATGTAGACAGACAGCCACACCCCAGAACATGTAGACAGACATACTCTTGCTGTAGGGGATGTAGCTTCTTCTGGGTCTCGTTTCTGGGCGTCTGAGTCGGCATCCTGTCTCTTGTTCTTCATCCTCTCCCGCAGATCTCCAGGGGGCCTCTCTGCTGACCTGCTCCCACAGACAGAACATGTCAAACCTGGGAGAACCTCTCATATGGATCCCCCAACTATCATGAACCATCTCATGAACTCTGCGCAGGCAGAGAAGGTAAAAGCATAATACATAGCCTAGCTGCCCATGAGCACATAAAATCCTATTATGCTACCCGACACCATCCGCCAAAAGCAGTTGCACGGTTAATTACCTTACTTACCTACTAAAACCTCCACTAAATCCCTTGCCTCGTGGCTGAGTTCCATGTGTGTAGCGACAAGTATTGCCGTAGCTGCAATTCCCAGTCTTCAACCAATTTCTACAATGAGTCTGTAGGACAGGTGGCATGTTACTTCATTACTGATATCAAAAAAAGTTCAACTTCCTATCCAGACCACAGCACTGTAGACATGCATTTGCTGCATTACAGTTAGTCCTTGGTTATCATGTGAAGTAAAGGTTAGACTTTGTTTTGGTCAATCCAGGATGTAAAGACGCACACACCTCGACAGCATTACTACCAGTGCTGGGGCCGAGTCTTTCAAACACGCTGGGTCggcgggagggggtggtggtggtggtggtgctgtcAGATATGGTTTTAGAATTCTCCACTGTTACCTTCCGCCTGATCTTGGACATTCTGCAGGGCTACGATGTGGGAACATGATGCTATTATTAAAAATGATGCATTTCCGTAGTGCTTCCATACAAACCAAAAACCAAGCGTGCGACACTGGACAGTAATTAGAGTTATAGCTACCTATATGGTTTTATAATAGCTACTGACTATATAGTATAGTTTGTAACCGATTTCACAGTGCAGCTAACTagcttagctagctaacgtgaacaatgcttgctagctagctggtcGTATTTGCTTAGCAATTACCAAGAAATCCCAAGCAAAGTAACATTTTGTTGGCGAGTAGGTGCTACTAGTTCTACCAAGCAGGCATCGAATAATCTTGATATTTGTGTTCTTTCTGTTCACCGACGCTAGCTACCGACGTACGCGGCCTGCTAGCTAGTTTAGCCGCGTATACATTCCCACTCTCGCCCTGGCTCTCTGCACCCAAACAAATGGTAGCCATTCGCTAGCTAAGGTACAGATTTCACAATGAAAGTGCATTCTCACCCAAAATATAGATTCGGAGTCGCATCTATTTTTGTAGAGTATGTGGATTCGCTACCTGTAGAAATGACAAGTTTAACACTTGTATCTCTTAGGCAGGGACTCCCCTGAACGCCATCATCATGTGCACGGTGATGCCAGCCTCAATAAGGAACCTCCTTTCCGTTTGATTTGATAAAAAAAACTTCAAAATAAAGGTCAACAAACAAAATTTACttataaattatttatttttattatttttatttgaaaaatgtatttccTTATCAAAAGAGTAGTTAAATACATAGGATACAGTAACTAATGGCAGAGTAACTAACTTTGCAATAACATAAACACAGTAATTACATTTTATGGAGGCTAAATAGTTATTCAAAATAAATCAAATCCAAACAGTAAAGCATTTTGGTTCAAGAAGTTATGCACAAAACTAGGTCTTGTGCCCCTCAACTAAGAGTAAAATTGATTTAGCAAGAAGTTATGGCAGGTCTACATGTGGAGGTGGGAACCCTAGCCTTGGTGGCTATGACTATTTGTAGGCGTTTAGGCAGCACTGCTAATTTAATATAATGACAAATCAGAAAAAATAAGGTacctattttgtttttgtttcgtttttttggcAACACTTAGGtaacattaaggttacattaactaccatctAACTGCACAGTAATATCAAGAGGAAAAACATTGTATGGACATGGGAATTGCAGTGTAGTTAAATGGCATTAAGTGTTACCAGGATAGGTAAGTGTAAGTAGGTACACTATGGAGGAGGGGTTTAAAGTGTAAGTGTATTTTGTCAACTTTACCATATATACTTTACAATGTAAAGGGAAAATTGAAGGTTGTGTTACCAATAATTGAAGGTTgtgttacaaataaaatcaatgTCAACATCCACATATCCCAGGAAAGTCCAACCTCCCCAATGCCAAGTGTCCCTTGTGTAACAACTTCTACCACTAAACTGCAAAGGGTAACTACATATCAGTTCCAACGTAACTATAATGTTGTTACTATAGGTGTTGCACTGTAGTTATATGGTAGTTAATGTTACCTTAATGTGAAATGTTGCAATTGTTTAATACCAAAACACATTTAACGAGATAGAGATTTAAAACATCCCTTTACAATAGACTATAGTTCTGCACCACACAGTTTCAACAAGTACACAAAAAATACGATTTCCATGATAAAAGACTGCTTATTGTTAAACATGTAGGGCTTCAACAGAACAGCAGAACAATTATTGATCATCTTCATTCTCTTGCCCAGAACCCTCTGAGCGTTCTCCATTCTCAGAGTCTATAGGACACAAAAGACAATCAAAAATGAACACCAAATAGTAACCTTTGACCTATTTGTATAACTGTTCATCActgaaaatgtatttatgtatgcCATTTGGAGGATTGATGAAAGCCTCGTTGAACTTGTAGTGTTACCCAAACACTCTAGCAAAAATAAATGCACATCTCACCTGCTCTAAAGGTGTGGTTGAGTGAAGCCAACATCCGCAGCATAAAAGATGCTGGGACAGTGATGGTGTTCCTTGTCTCCTCCAACATCAGCTCATTACGGGAGATCACCTGGAGAGAAAAGTCAAGAAATTGACTTGGATTTCACAATGTAGTGCAGTACTTTGTTGTAGTGTAATATATGGCAAAGCCCAGATCATTCTTCTTTTGTATGTTGTAATGGTTTTACACAAATATGCCAAATGTAAGCAGCAATATACATAACAGCATACAAAACAGACACAGGTGCCTTACCTTCTCTGCTAATAATCTGTTA from Osmerus eperlanus chromosome 21, fOsmEpe2.1, whole genome shotgun sequence carries:
- the zc3h13 gene encoding zinc finger CCCH domain-containing protein 13 isoform X1, encoding MSKIRRKVTVENSKTISDSTTTTTTPSRRPSVFERLGPSTGSNAVETHCRNWLKTGNCSYGNTCRYTHGTQPRGKGFSGGFSRSAERPPGDLRERMKNKRQDADSDAQKRDPEEATSPTARQRDSSRGRHREKEDIKITKERTPASEEEPTEWEANREDSDNGDYDYELSLEMKRQKIQRELMKLEQENMDKREDLVIKKEEPQAKTRTGTTSKVRPSPEQSSSKGSPSSRKSSGSPKHKAGLKNSGSGKKDKKPCVSSPLSDTGRSAKGGHSKKKGPRTPSPPPPVPLDLPVVGKKHKGKHKNKERSEEKPKEGKERGRDAEKHKEKKEKRRDRSDSSHKAKRSMTSEERSGSVSSPSRELSPSARKKSQSPKGASQKPPVPASPPRRSPTPPRHQRTPTPPRHHSSSSHSGSSAQRHSPSPRRRHSVSPGYLREPPAPSSTSPGQRRSRSPAAPRDAASPQGRSSPGRHSSQGRERGRGERSPVAQERRHERRDGSRGKRDKDVSRDERDYEAEQSSSREPREDREAREGRERREGRDKRDATRDGARDTREHRDTKDSRERTDTRSGRDSLEYRDRDRERERDKERERERERERTDVPHRKEEPAQEERSYGRGQGRDDGGRTDARGAEVRGESRGESRGERNGRGRGRGAEGSDKGSARSSRGSQLEGAHDTWESRGAAPRERSAERATERAGERGAERERYDGDRRADQARDSSYDRRGGHAERERRDNRERADQRAPSPGRHQGRGEEPEREERREERRAERGEDRREDRTRERDREREREREREREREREKEKEKEKEREKEREAERERERVREREREREREREREREREERERERKEREREREREREQRERERQREWEEREKGREERRERRDDPREERSTRDARDEERKTSRKRHRVDNSPSPKSSPKRTRDATPGDSDGYNSPEEKSERVTGRGPPKLRPLLPSPVCPAPGHPADIDKHRLLSQVVRPLEPLRSPPGTPADDKPSRWKDDERRGDKRDARGRHEDPDPRGGRGVAERRTEHPPDGAPAPGGSDSRGRAKDQREPTPPPPPATTAPDDRDVVAASAVPHEEGKKKTKGLKKGMKKGRKEDDGGPPALGAGVGDRFNPEPPSTALPDGPPPLQSLRKGPKKKALDKKRKRSRGAESDVSEEEPAAAAPAAVAHLPASKRKRGPRTPPPTLKEPPLAHRAVGATTEPPALPPLKMDANFSDWSDEDVLERGGEPAAPPAPVERPPVEPLPRRTGPRGGGRERVNPLPIAPLLPQEPPMLLPTLPPQPLMSQPLLRKPPPEQKRSSSIGSNQSRASVRRLRSPSNESAHREEPQQGPRSRRGRMQGGNSRDRERERERDRERERERERPPVTEPPAGERKSRMDQLRRGEPSRSTSSDRQDSRSHSSRRSSPDSERQARSRAGSYDSREREREREREREREQFERERERKDLRQQQQQQQQQPPLLPQPPQQRDWEVDPRERGGGRGLMMRGLRERDLRDLRERERLLPEGLLQHERERADRGERDRMLPMDLQPHGEPKGRDLRQDRSDYEPLLPREAFGMDSDKPGNSHHGPGEQREPEKKDGVDAEEDDAKVDDAQSVVSGGEEYEPISDDELDEILADSAQKKEDHQDDEKPSGPLDVIDVDWSSLMPKQKQEPRAAGAALLRFTPGAVLLRAGVSKRLAGPELLEQVREVCKKELEDPKDADKLFEHDLGALNMAALKRKVERAGLLRNLGPCCKALCARRDIAIRRQLLKNEKGLTKQMYPSVPVVDSELLQLSVRLFKKTMASQAAGQDKLDSGPPATTAAAAATAAALAAVVVDKPSAQPEVCVS
- the zc3h13 gene encoding zinc finger CCCH domain-containing protein 13 isoform X3, coding for MSKIRRKVTVENSKTISDSTTTTTTPSRRPSVFERLGPSTGSNAVETHCRNWLKTGNCSYGNTCRYTHGTQPRGKGFSGGFSRSAERPPGDLRERMKNKRQDADSDAQKRDPEEATSPTARQRDSSRGRHREKEDIKITKERTPASEEEPTEWEANREDSDNGDYDYELSLEMKRQKIQRELMKLEQENMDKREDLVIKKEEPQAKTRTGTTSKPSPEQSSSKGSPSSRKSSGSPKHKAGLKNSGSGKKDKKPCVSSPLSDTGRSAKGGHSKKKGPRTPSPPPPVPLDLPVVGKKHKGKHKNKERSEEKPKEGKERGRDAEKHKEKKEKRRDRSDSSHKAKRSMTSEERSGSVSSPSRELSPSARKKSQSPKGASQKPPVPASPPRRSPTPPRHQRTPTPPRHHSSSSHSGSSAQRHSPSPRRRHSVSPGYLREPPAPSSTSPGQRRSRSPAAPRDAASPQGRSSPGRHSSQGRERGRGERSPVAQERRHERRDGSRGKRDKDVSRDERDYEAEQSSSREPREDREAREGRERREGRDKRDATRDGARDTREHRDTKDSRERTDTRSGRDSLEYRDRDRERERDKERERERERERTDVPHRKEEPAQEERSYGRGQGRDDGGRTDARGAEVRGESRGESRGERNGRGRGRGAEGSDKGSARSSRGSQLEGAHDTWESRGAAPRERSAERATERAGERGAERERYDGDRRADQARDSSYDRRGGHAERERRDNRERADQRAPSPGRHQGRGEEPEREERREERRAERGEDRREDRTRERDREREREREREREREREKEKEKEKEREKEREAERERERVREREREREREREREREREERERERKEREREREREREQRERERQREWEEREKGREERRERRDDPREERSTRDARDEERKTSRKRHRVDNSPSPKSSPKRTRDATPGDSDGYNSPEEKSERVTGRGPPKLRPLLPSPVCPAPGHPADIDKHRLLSQVVRPLEPLRSPPGTPADDKPSRWKDDERRGDKRDARGRHEDPDPRGGRGVAERRTEHPPDGAPAPGGSDSRGRAKDQREPTPPPPPATTAPDDRDVVAASAVPHEEGKKKTKGLKKGMKKGRKEDDGGPPALGAGVGDRFNPEPPSTALPDGPPPLQSLRKGPKKKALDKKRKRSRGAESDVSEEEPAAAAPAAVAHLPASKRKRGPRTPPPTLKEPPLAHRAVGATTEPPALPPLKMDANFSDWSDEDVLERGGEPAAPPAPVERPPVEPLPRRTGPRGGGRERVNPLPIAPLLPQEPPMLLPTLPPQPLMSQPLLRKPPPEQKRSSSIGSNQSRASVRRLRSPSNESAHREEPQQGPRSRRGRMQGGNSRDRERERERDRERERERERPPVTEPPAGERKSRMDQLRRGEPSRSTSSDRQDSRSHSSRRSSPDSERQARSRAGSYDSREREREREREREREQFERERERKDLRQQQQQQQQQPPLLPQPPQQRDWEVDPRERGGGRGLMMRGLRERDLRDLRERERLLPEGLLQHERERADRGERDRMLPMDLQPHGEPKGRDLRQDRSDYEPLLPREAFGMDSDKPGNSHHGPGEQREPEKKDGVDAEEDDAKVDDAQSVVSGGEEYEPISDDELDEILADSAQKKEDHQDDEKPSGPLDVIDVDWSSLMPKQKQEPRAAGAALLRFTPGAVLLRAGVSKRLAGPELLEQVREVCKKELEDPKDADKLFEHDLGALNMAALKRKVERAGLLRNLGPCCKALCARRDIAIRRQLLKNEKGLTKQMYPSVPVVDSELLQLSVRLFKKTMASQAAGQDKLDSGPPATTAAAAATAAALAAVVVDKPSAQPEVCVS
- the zc3h13 gene encoding zinc finger CCCH domain-containing protein 13 isoform X2, with the protein product MSKIRRKVTVENSKTISDSTTTTTTPSRRPSVFERLGPSTGSNAVETHCRNWLKTGNCSYGNTCRYTHGTQPRGKGFSGGFSRSAERPPGDLRERMKNKRQDADSDAQKRDPEEATSPTARQRDSSRGRHREKEDIKITKERTPASEEEPTEWEANREDSDNGDYDYELSLEMKRQKIQRELMKLEQENMDKREDLVIKKEEPQAKTRTGTTSKVRPSPEQSSSKGSPSSRKSSGSPKHKAGLKNSGSGKKDKKPCVSSPLSDTGRSAKGGHSKKKGPRTPSPPPPVPLDLPVVGKKHKGKHKNKERSEEKPKEGKERGRDAEKHKEKKEKRRDRSDSSHKAKRSMTSEERSGSVSSPSRELSPSARKKSQSPKGASQKPPVPASPPRRSPTPPRHQRTPTPPRHHSSSSHSGSSAQRHSPSPRRRHSVSPGYLREPPAPSSTSPGQRRSRSPAAPRDAASPQGRSSPGRHSSQGRERGRGERSPVAQERRHERRDGSRGKRDKDVSRDERDYEAEQSSSREPREDREAREGRERREGRDKRDATRDGARDTREHRDTKDSRERTDTRSGRDSLEYRDRDRERERDKERERERERERTDVPHRKEEPAQEERSYGRGQGRDDGGRTDARGAEVRGESRGESRGERNGRGRGRGAEGSDKGSARSSRGSQLEGAHDTWESRGAAPRERSAERATERAGERGAERERYDGDRRADQARDSSYDRRGGHAERERRDNRERDQRAPSPGRHQGRGEEPEREERREERRAERGEDRREDRTRERDREREREREREREREREKEKEKEKEREKEREAERERERVREREREREREREREREREERERERKEREREREREREQRERERQREWEEREKGREERRERRDDPREERSTRDARDEERKTSRKRHRVDNSPSPKSSPKRTRDATPGDSDGYNSPEEKSERVTGRGPPKLRPLLPSPVCPAPGHPADIDKHRLLSQVVRPLEPLRSPPGTPADDKPSRWKDDERRGDKRDARGRHEDPDPRGGRGVAERRTEHPPDGAPAPGGSDSRGRAKDQREPTPPPPPATTAPDDRDVVAASAVPHEEGKKKTKGLKKGMKKGRKEDDGGPPALGAGVGDRFNPEPPSTALPDGPPPLQSLRKGPKKKALDKKRKRSRGAESDVSEEEPAAAAPAAVAHLPASKRKRGPRTPPPTLKEPPLAHRAVGATTEPPALPPLKMDANFSDWSDEDVLERGGEPAAPPAPVERPPVEPLPRRTGPRGGGRERVNPLPIAPLLPQEPPMLLPTLPPQPLMSQPLLRKPPPEQKRSSSIGSNQSRASVRRLRSPSNESAHREEPQQGPRSRRGRMQGGNSRDRERERERDRERERERERPPVTEPPAGERKSRMDQLRRGEPSRSTSSDRQDSRSHSSRRSSPDSERQARSRAGSYDSREREREREREREREQFERERERKDLRQQQQQQQQQPPLLPQPPQQRDWEVDPRERGGGRGLMMRGLRERDLRDLRERERLLPEGLLQHERERADRGERDRMLPMDLQPHGEPKGRDLRQDRSDYEPLLPREAFGMDSDKPGNSHHGPGEQREPEKKDGVDAEEDDAKVDDAQSVVSGGEEYEPISDDELDEILADSAQKKEDHQDDEKPSGPLDVIDVDWSSLMPKQKQEPRAAGAALLRFTPGAVLLRAGVSKRLAGPELLEQVREVCKKELEDPKDADKLFEHDLGALNMAALKRKVERAGLLRNLGPCCKALCARRDIAIRRQLLKNEKGLTKQMYPSVPVVDSELLQLSVRLFKKTMASQAAGQDKLDSGPPATTAAAAATAAALAAVVVDKPSAQPEVCVS
- the zc3h13 gene encoding zinc finger CCCH domain-containing protein 13 isoform X4 — protein: MKNKRQDADSDAQKRDPEEATSPTARQRDSSRGRHREKEDIKITKERTPASEEEPTEWEANREDSDNGDYDYELSLEMKRQKIQRELMKLEQENMDKREDLVIKKEEPQAKTRTGTTSKVRPSPEQSSSKGSPSSRKSSGSPKHKAGLKNSGSGKKDKKPCVSSPLSDTGRSAKGGHSKKKGPRTPSPPPPVPLDLPVVGKKHKGKHKNKERSEEKPKEGKERGRDAEKHKEKKEKRRDRSDSSHKAKRSMTSEERSGSVSSPSRELSPSARKKSQSPKGASQKPPVPASPPRRSPTPPRHQRTPTPPRHHSSSSHSGSSAQRHSPSPRRRHSVSPGYLREPPAPSSTSPGQRRSRSPAAPRDAASPQGRSSPGRHSSQGRERGRGERSPVAQERRHERRDGSRGKRDKDVSRDERDYEAEQSSSREPREDREAREGRERREGRDKRDATRDGARDTREHRDTKDSRERTDTRSGRDSLEYRDRDRERERDKERERERERERTDVPHRKEEPAQEERSYGRGQGRDDGGRTDARGAEVRGESRGESRGERNGRGRGRGAEGSDKGSARSSRGSQLEGAHDTWESRGAAPRERSAERATERAGERGAERERYDGDRRADQARDSSYDRRGGHAERERRDNRERADQRAPSPGRHQGRGEEPEREERREERRAERGEDRREDRTRERDREREREREREREREREKEKEKEKEREKEREAERERERVREREREREREREREREREERERERKEREREREREREQRERERQREWEEREKGREERRERRDDPREERSTRDARDEERKTSRKRHRVDNSPSPKSSPKRTRDATPGDSDGYNSPEEKSERVTGRGPPKLRPLLPSPVCPAPGHPADIDKHRLLSQVVRPLEPLRSPPGTPADDKPSRWKDDERRGDKRDARGRHEDPDPRGGRGVAERRTEHPPDGAPAPGGSDSRGRAKDQREPTPPPPPATTAPDDRDVVAASAVPHEEGKKKTKGLKKGMKKGRKEDDGGPPALGAGVGDRFNPEPPSTALPDGPPPLQSLRKGPKKKALDKKRKRSRGAESDVSEEEPAAAAPAAVAHLPASKRKRGPRTPPPTLKEPPLAHRAVGATTEPPALPPLKMDANFSDWSDEDVLERGGEPAAPPAPVERPPVEPLPRRTGPRGGGRERVNPLPIAPLLPQEPPMLLPTLPPQPLMSQPLLRKPPPEQKRSSSIGSNQSRASVRRLRSPSNESAHREEPQQGPRSRRGRMQGGNSRDRERERERDRERERERERPPVTEPPAGERKSRMDQLRRGEPSRSTSSDRQDSRSHSSRRSSPDSERQARSRAGSYDSREREREREREREREQFERERERKDLRQQQQQQQQQPPLLPQPPQQRDWEVDPRERGGGRGLMMRGLRERDLRDLRERERLLPEGLLQHERERADRGERDRMLPMDLQPHGEPKGRDLRQDRSDYEPLLPREAFGMDSDKPGNSHHGPGEQREPEKKDGVDAEEDDAKVDDAQSVVSGGEEYEPISDDELDEILADSAQKKEDHQDDEKPSGPLDVIDVDWSSLMPKQKQEPRAAGAALLRFTPGAVLLRAGVSKRLAGPELLEQVREVCKKELEDPKDADKLFEHDLGALNMAALKRKVERAGLLRNLGPCCKALCARRDIAIRRQLLKNEKGLTKQMYPSVPVVDSELLQLSVRLFKKTMASQAAGQDKLDSGPPATTAAAAATAAALAAVVVDKPSAQPEVCVS